One genomic region from Thalassotalea sp. PS06 encodes:
- a CDS encoding YjaG family protein, with the protein MPNPEKTKQLTLWQLTAYSAALIERMLPNYQMFSEASEFGDAKLLRNQLDLVWQRLAQPQFKLNFTVQLEKLEEVIPNVEDFDFFGVYPALDTCMAIGSLLQGMQDKDFATLNNVALLSKGSVSYYLELMLAEEQAMENPNADDQIVIQQADVEAHPLMQWEMETQQELLDFALNAKENKESCQRFKSMALSEGMSNLGIEI; encoded by the coding sequence GTGCCAAACCCTGAAAAAACAAAGCAATTAACACTATGGCAATTAACCGCCTATAGTGCTGCCCTGATTGAACGTATGCTTCCTAATTATCAAATGTTTAGTGAAGCTTCTGAATTTGGCGATGCTAAATTACTTCGCAATCAGTTAGATTTGGTTTGGCAACGCCTGGCACAGCCACAGTTCAAATTGAATTTTACGGTGCAGCTGGAAAAGCTTGAAGAAGTCATACCTAACGTCGAAGACTTCGATTTTTTCGGCGTCTATCCGGCACTGGATACCTGCATGGCAATTGGTTCTCTATTACAAGGGATGCAGGATAAAGATTTCGCAACGCTCAACAATGTAGCTCTGCTATCAAAAGGCAGCGTCAGTTATTATCTGGAATTGATGTTGGCTGAAGAGCAGGCCATGGAAAATCCAAATGCTGATGATCAGATTGTGATTCAACAAGCGGATGTTGAAGCTCACCCGTTAATGCAATGGGAAATGGAAACCCAGCAGGAACTGTTGGATTTCGCCCTTAACGCTAAAGAAAATAAAGAATCATGCCAACGCTTTAAATCCATGGCACTGAGCGAAGGTATGTCCAATTTAGGGATTGAGATTTAA
- a CDS encoding dodecin, protein MTSHHTYKKVELVGSSPNSIEEAIENALEEASKTIRNMNWFEVVETRGHIVDGKVAHYQVTLKVGFRIQYS, encoded by the coding sequence ATGACCTCTCATCACACCTACAAGAAAGTTGAACTGGTTGGCTCTTCGCCCAACAGCATTGAAGAAGCTATCGAAAATGCCCTGGAAGAAGCATCAAAAACGATTCGCAATATGAATTGGTTTGAGGTGGTTGAAACCCGTGGGCATATTGTTGATGGCAAGGTTGCCCACTATCAGGTTACCTTGAAAGTAGGCTTTCGAATTCAGTACAGCTGA
- the rsmD gene encoding 16S rRNA (guanine(966)-N(2))-methyltransferase RsmD, with product MAPRKPGRKNTNRANKTSAKNAASQGAGQVRIIAGKYRGRKLPVLNAEGLRPTTDRVKETVFNWLMPYVAQSVCLDSCAGSGSLGFEALSRGAEHVTFVELEGGAAKNIGDNIARLNDSHSEVRNQNMLTLTSDKRFDLVFIDPPFNKGLASQIADYLEQQQLLADDAIIYVETEQNFDAAHLPENWQLLKEKTAGQVVSRLYQR from the coding sequence ATGGCACCGAGAAAGCCAGGCCGAAAAAATACTAACCGAGCAAATAAAACATCAGCAAAAAACGCTGCTTCTCAAGGAGCCGGACAGGTTCGTATTATTGCCGGTAAATATCGGGGTCGAAAATTACCGGTCCTTAACGCTGAAGGCTTGCGGCCAACGACTGACCGAGTGAAAGAAACGGTGTTTAACTGGTTGATGCCTTATGTCGCACAATCGGTATGCCTGGATAGTTGTGCAGGCTCTGGAAGTTTGGGGTTTGAGGCATTATCCCGAGGGGCTGAGCACGTTACTTTTGTTGAATTGGAAGGCGGTGCTGCAAAAAATATTGGTGATAACATTGCTCGCTTGAACGACAGCCACAGTGAAGTGCGCAATCAAAATATGTTGACGCTGACAAGTGATAAGCGCTTTGATCTGGTATTTATCGATCCGCCGTTCAACAAAGGCCTGGCGTCGCAAATTGCCGATTATCTCGAACAACAGCAACTACTAGCCGATGATGCCATTATTTATGTGGAAACGGAGCAGAACTTTGATGCCGCGCATCTACCTGAAAACTGGCAGCTGTTGAAAGAAAAAACTGCCGGCCAGGTGGTATCACGTCTGTATCAGCGTTAA
- the ftsY gene encoding signal recognition particle-docking protein FtsY, with protein MAKKKGLFSWFKKSEETTESQIEQQTEVTEEVTEAVVDDAQGNDTAEHSESPSEPVSAEASSDATESEENAVADLEVEEKQTDAALETEAAEEITDVETVEDVAESESADESKDEEQVVVEQAIAEQADTSNKPGFFQRLKSGLSKTRQNIGSGLFDLFRDKKIDDELFEELETQLLMADVGVETTTKIIDSLTQAASRSQLKDAEALYELLKQELQQILDGVEDVEAPAIDGPKVILMVGVNGVGKTTTIGKLAKQFQAEGKSVMLAAGDTFRAAAVEQLQVWGERNDIPVVAQHTGADSASVIFDALNSAKSRNVDVLIADTAGRLQNKAHLMEELKKVVRVMKKIDADAPHEIMLTIDAGTGQNALSQTQLFNDAVGLTSLAVTKLDGTAKGGVIFAVADKFKIPIKYLGVGEGIDDLRQFNAKDFIEALFEK; from the coding sequence ATGGCTAAGAAGAAAGGGTTATTTTCCTGGTTTAAAAAGTCTGAAGAGACGACAGAATCACAAATTGAACAACAAACTGAAGTTACGGAAGAGGTAACTGAGGCTGTTGTTGATGACGCACAGGGCAATGATACTGCCGAACATTCTGAATCCCCATCCGAACCGGTTTCTGCAGAAGCTAGTAGTGACGCAACCGAAAGTGAAGAAAACGCTGTTGCCGACCTAGAGGTTGAAGAAAAACAAACCGATGCAGCGCTAGAAACTGAAGCCGCAGAGGAAATTACCGACGTTGAGACAGTCGAAGACGTTGCTGAATCGGAGTCTGCAGACGAGTCGAAAGACGAAGAACAGGTCGTTGTTGAACAGGCCATTGCAGAGCAAGCGGATACAAGCAACAAACCAGGATTTTTCCAGCGTTTAAAATCAGGCTTGAGCAAAACCCGTCAGAACATTGGTAGTGGATTATTCGATTTATTCCGCGACAAGAAAATTGATGATGAGCTGTTTGAAGAGTTGGAAACCCAGTTATTGATGGCCGATGTTGGTGTCGAAACTACCACGAAAATCATTGATTCCCTGACCCAGGCGGCAAGTCGCAGTCAGTTAAAAGACGCCGAAGCCCTTTATGAATTGTTAAAACAGGAACTGCAACAAATTCTCGATGGTGTCGAGGATGTAGAAGCGCCAGCAATTGATGGTCCAAAGGTTATCCTGATGGTTGGCGTCAATGGTGTAGGTAAAACCACAACTATCGGTAAGCTGGCTAAACAGTTTCAGGCTGAGGGCAAATCTGTGATGTTAGCCGCTGGTGATACATTCCGTGCCGCTGCTGTTGAACAACTTCAGGTTTGGGGCGAGCGTAACGATATTCCTGTAGTTGCCCAACACACTGGCGCTGACAGTGCTTCGGTTATTTTCGATGCGTTAAATTCGGCGAAGAGTAGAAATGTCGATGTATTGATTGCAGACACCGCGGGTCGATTGCAAAACAAAGCACACCTGATGGAAGAGCTGAAAAAAGTAGTGCGGGTAATGAAAAAAATCGATGCCGATGCCCCCCATGAAATCATGCTTACCATCGATGCTGGCACCGGTCAGAATGCCTTAAGTCAGACGCAGTTATTCAATGATGCTGTTGGCCTGACATCGCTGGCCGTTACCAAACTTGATGGTACCGCCAAAGGCGGCGTTATCTTTGCTGTTGCCGACAAATTTAAGATCCCAATCAAATACCTTGGTGTTGGTGAAGGTATCGATGACCTTCGTCAATTTAATGCCAAAGACTTTATCGAGGCACTGTTCGAGAAATAG
- the ftsE gene encoding cell division ATP-binding protein FtsE has product MIHFKNVNKTYPGGFQALKNINFSLEAGEMAFLTGHSGAGKSTLLKLITLMEKPTSGQVIIDNNDLNKVTYSQVPYVRRNIGMIFQNHNLLMDRTVFDNVALPLVIEGLGSREIRKRVDAALEKVGLSSKVKCYPYMLSGGEQQRVGIARAIVNKPPIILADEPTGNLDPKLSLDIIRLFEDFNAVGVCVLIATHDLGLIARMKYRNLTLKQGKMITDGLAIAEAI; this is encoded by the coding sequence ATGATACATTTTAAGAACGTTAACAAAACATATCCCGGCGGCTTTCAGGCGCTGAAAAATATCAATTTTTCTTTGGAAGCTGGCGAGATGGCCTTTCTTACCGGTCATTCAGGTGCCGGTAAAAGTACCCTGTTAAAATTAATCACTCTGATGGAAAAACCAACCTCAGGGCAAGTTATCATCGACAACAATGATCTAAATAAAGTCACTTACTCTCAGGTTCCTTATGTTCGCCGCAACATAGGTATGATTTTTCAGAATCATAACCTGTTAATGGACAGAACTGTGTTTGATAATGTGGCTCTGCCACTGGTTATTGAGGGTTTAGGTTCCCGTGAGATCCGTAAACGGGTAGACGCTGCGCTAGAAAAAGTCGGACTCAGTTCAAAAGTTAAATGTTATCCCTACATGTTATCCGGGGGTGAACAACAACGAGTCGGTATTGCCCGGGCCATCGTTAACAAACCGCCGATTATCCTTGCCGATGAACCAACCGGTAACTTAGATCCAAAATTATCATTAGATATCATTCGCCTGTTCGAAGATTTTAACGCGGTCGGCGTATGTGTATTGATAGCCACCCATGACCTTGGCTTGATTGCTCGTATGAAGTACCGCAACCTTACTCTCAAGCAGGGTAAAATGATCACTGACGGATTAGCGATTGCCGAGGCTATCTAA